One genomic window of Candidatus Pseudobacter hemicellulosilyticus includes the following:
- a CDS encoding outer membrane lipoprotein carrier protein LolA, with protein sequence MNKTFIFLASLLFSVSAMAQGSLGTNDPAAKKILDAVSAKFKAYTGVQAGFTLKSEDDKGKVLGVKQGTVYMKGNKYKVLIAGQEIFCDGSTIWTYDKAANEVTISKVDPSANAITPQKLFTNFYDKDFLYKFNGEKKEGGKTLQEIEMTPTDKTKQFHKVYVWVNKATQTLYSAKVLDKNANRFTYTVNTLNGKAQVTDAMFVFDKSKYPGVEEVDLR encoded by the coding sequence ATGAACAAAACATTTATCTTTTTAGCGAGTTTACTGTTTTCTGTATCGGCTATGGCGCAGGGCAGCCTCGGCACCAATGATCCTGCCGCAAAGAAGATCCTCGATGCGGTAAGCGCCAAATTCAAGGCCTATACAGGCGTACAGGCCGGATTTACCTTGAAAAGTGAAGATGACAAAGGCAAGGTGCTGGGCGTAAAGCAAGGCACTGTATACATGAAAGGCAACAAATACAAGGTCCTTATTGCCGGACAGGAGATCTTCTGTGATGGCAGCACTATCTGGACCTACGACAAAGCCGCCAATGAAGTGACCATCTCCAAAGTGGATCCTTCTGCCAACGCCATTACACCGCAGAAATTATTCACCAATTTCTACGACAAGGATTTCCTCTACAAATTCAATGGTGAGAAAAAAGAGGGCGGCAAGACCCTGCAGGAAATTGAGATGACGCCCACTGATAAGACCAAACAATTCCACAAAGTATATGTATGGGTAAACAAAGCCACCCAGACCCTGTACAGCGCCAAAGTGCTGGACAAAAATGCCAATCGCTTCACCTATACTGTGAATACCCTGAATGGCAAAGCCCAGGTTACGGATGCCATGTTCGTATTTGACAAGAGCAAGTATCCTGGTGTGGAAGAAGTGGATCTCCGGTAA
- a CDS encoding DNA translocase FtsK: MANRLKSGKSKTQTPTPEPDKLKRDKEEQVNVKELVKDERTHKIAGTIALLVCVFLFIAFVSYLFTWKEDQAKVGRGASILLPSTEVKTSNLLGNIGAYISHQFFFYGFGIASFLFCSLFFVLGVNGLYGRKVFSVWRNVRYLIVGLLYFSLTLAFLAAMADQDRFPWGGALGNMLSNWLVQMIGQIGTTFLLLAGGLAYFIWRFNPVFKMPNLRSAPKAPVAAAEEEEEEAPAVEGVAEEEEPAPVKTSKRNKLKKDSVMVNPPVVAEPEEELPLELIEREEPETTAEAELEEEIEEEEIEEEPEEELEEPPFIPDTPVSLPPVSRADRLAGRSLPDLELEIKSFTDEAGEEEAESEEAAPVVMTPYEPTLDLRDYKHPGLELLEQHGSEKIVQDPAELEANKNQIINTLKNYDIHIQKISATVGPTVTLYEIVPAAGVRISRIKNLEDDIALSLAALGIRIIAPIPGKGTIGIEVPNVKKTVVSMRTLLASEKFQNNSFSLPVAIGKKIDNENFIVDLATMPHLLMAGATGQGKSVGLNAILVSLLYKKHPSQLKLVLVDPKKVELSLYRMIERHFLAKLPGEEEAIITDTKKVVHTLNALCIEMDNRYDLLKEAHTRNIKEYNEKFVKRRLNPQKGHQYLPFIVLVVDEFADLIMTAGKEVEMPIARLAQLARAVGIHLIIATQRPSVNIITGTIKANFPARIAFKVSSKVDSRTILDTGGAEQLIGKGDMLISYNGELTRLQCAFVDTPEVEGVCDFIGNQNGYPQAFSLPEYVDEKELEGKDFELGDRDSLFEDAARVIVQNQVGSTSLLQRRMKLGYNRAGRLMDQLEAAGIVGPSQGSKARDVLIKTEMDLEQHLANF; the protein is encoded by the coding sequence ATGGCCAACCGCTTAAAGTCGGGCAAAAGCAAAACGCAAACGCCTACACCCGAGCCGGATAAACTGAAACGGGATAAGGAAGAACAGGTGAACGTGAAAGAATTAGTGAAGGACGAACGTACGCATAAAATAGCCGGTACGATCGCCCTGCTGGTCTGTGTTTTCCTTTTTATAGCCTTTGTGTCTTACCTGTTTACCTGGAAAGAAGACCAGGCCAAGGTAGGCAGAGGCGCTTCCATCCTGCTGCCATCCACCGAGGTAAAGACCAGCAACCTGCTGGGCAATATCGGCGCTTATATCTCCCATCAATTCTTTTTTTATGGTTTCGGCATTGCTTCCTTCCTGTTCTGCTCCCTGTTCTTTGTACTGGGGGTGAACGGTCTCTATGGGAGGAAAGTATTCTCCGTCTGGCGCAATGTGCGCTACCTGATAGTAGGCCTGCTGTACTTCAGCCTGACCCTGGCTTTCCTGGCCGCCATGGCGGATCAGGACCGCTTCCCCTGGGGGGGCGCACTGGGCAATATGCTGAGCAACTGGCTGGTGCAGATGATTGGACAAATAGGCACCACCTTCCTGCTGCTGGCAGGCGGACTGGCTTATTTCATCTGGCGTTTTAACCCCGTATTCAAAATGCCCAACCTGCGGTCGGCGCCCAAAGCGCCCGTAGCAGCGGCTGAAGAAGAGGAAGAAGAAGCCCCTGCTGTTGAAGGGGTAGCCGAAGAGGAAGAGCCCGCACCCGTGAAGACCAGCAAACGCAATAAACTGAAAAAGGACAGCGTCATGGTCAATCCGCCGGTGGTGGCTGAACCAGAAGAGGAACTGCCGCTGGAACTGATAGAGCGGGAAGAACCGGAAACCACCGCTGAAGCAGAGCTGGAAGAAGAAATAGAAGAAGAGGAGATAGAAGAAGAACCGGAAGAAGAATTGGAAGAGCCTCCCTTCATCCCGGATACACCGGTATCGCTGCCGCCTGTCAGCAGGGCGGACAGGCTGGCTGGCAGGTCGCTGCCCGACCTGGAACTGGAGATCAAATCATTCACCGATGAGGCGGGAGAAGAAGAGGCGGAAAGCGAGGAAGCCGCCCCGGTAGTGATGACGCCTTATGAGCCCACGCTGGACCTGCGGGATTACAAACATCCCGGCCTGGAACTGCTGGAGCAGCATGGCAGTGAGAAGATAGTGCAGGACCCTGCCGAACTGGAGGCCAACAAGAACCAGATCATCAACACCCTCAAGAACTACGATATCCATATCCAGAAGATCAGTGCTACCGTAGGCCCCACCGTTACACTCTATGAAATTGTACCGGCGGCTGGTGTACGGATCTCAAGGATCAAGAACCTGGAAGATGATATTGCACTGAGCCTGGCGGCCCTCGGCATCCGGATCATTGCGCCCATTCCCGGGAAGGGCACTATTGGTATTGAAGTGCCCAACGTGAAGAAGACAGTGGTCAGCATGCGGACCCTGCTGGCTTCTGAGAAATTCCAGAACAATAGTTTCAGTCTGCCTGTGGCCATTGGTAAAAAGATCGACAATGAGAATTTCATTGTGGACCTGGCCACTATGCCGCACCTGCTGATGGCCGGTGCTACCGGTCAGGGTAAATCTGTAGGGCTGAATGCCATCCTGGTATCCCTGTTATACAAAAAACATCCTTCCCAGCTCAAGCTGGTGCTGGTGGATCCCAAGAAAGTGGAGTTGAGCCTGTACCGCATGATCGAGCGTCATTTCCTGGCCAAGCTGCCAGGCGAGGAAGAAGCCATCATCACGGATACCAAGAAAGTGGTCCATACGCTGAACGCGCTCTGTATAGAGATGGATAACCGCTATGATCTCCTGAAAGAGGCGCATACGCGGAATATCAAGGAGTACAATGAGAAATTTGTGAAGCGCCGCCTCAATCCCCAGAAGGGGCACCAGTACCTGCCATTTATAGTGCTGGTAGTGGATGAGTTTGCCGACCTGATCATGACGGCCGGTAAAGAGGTGGAAATGCCTATTGCGCGGCTGGCCCAGCTGGCGCGTGCCGTGGGTATTCACCTGATCATTGCCACCCAGCGTCCTTCTGTAAATATTATTACCGGCACTATCAAGGCCAACTTCCCGGCGCGGATCGCCTTCAAGGTATCAAGTAAAGTAGATAGCCGCACCATCCTGGATACCGGCGGCGCCGAGCAGCTGATCGGTAAAGGGGATATGCTGATCTCCTATAATGGTGAGCTGACGCGATTGCAGTGCGCATTTGTAGATACGCCTGAAGTGGAAGGGGTCTGTGATTTTATCGGCAATCAGAACGGTTACCCGCAGGCCTTTTCACTCCCCGAATACGTGGATGAAAAAGAGCTGGAGGGTAAAGATTTTGAACTGGGCGACCGCGATAGCCTCTTCGAGGATGCGGCGCGGGTGATAGTACAGAACCAGGTCGGCAGTACCTCACTGCTGCAGCGCCGGATGAAACTGGGATATAACCGGGCAGGCCGGCTGATGGATCAGCTGGAAGCTGCGGGTATTGTTGGCCCCAGCCAGGGCAGCAAGGCCCGGGATGTGCTGATCAAGACCGAGATGGACCTGGAACAGCACCTGGCTAATTTTTAA
- a CDS encoding sensor histidine kinase — translation MAGPLLFLLTVFQLLATEATARQDSSAIEATRIRLDTGIAKNCWFITRPKGHPVTEQEIPQLPFRFGKIAHYYPHYPPAARLMETDNYLKFILHNSADTARKFFFLPGFYCRNIRVFKSGHNGTDPLQLLPADAACPIFAGAQLLRVEPGETAVFYCQFNFVRTNVNIFTPYLIETDYIQQWLRRKRELDMLLDIVTYVVSGIMLMMIFYSLAVYLQNRNNEFLYYALYTFLTAMLLFLKSYLSLTATEFHYFYEEYLDFMIMIGSVLTYLIFVRKFLETRENHPWLDKLLRRSIWPMAALSLVFSFLYFCTGDYDILMNMEYLIKLLFLIIGVLFIVYSIRRKDALLNYLAAGSFALIFFSVVSQGIIMYSWRIIPGIPLLNRAMFYYELGLVLELICFLSGLAYKNRRDIIERVKERERLKLENERKEFEKQMAVMAATQQERDRISADMHDELGSGVTAIRLMSEILKSRMKDRSFPELEKISSSANDLLGKMNTIIWTMKSSNDTLESLIAYIRANAIEYFDNTPIDCSVRVPAVIPQTEVSGEKRRNIFLGVKESLNNAMKHSQATTIRIDISIRNNNLLITVTDNGVGIDTEKLRRFGNGLSNMRRRMEAMGGHFKAETHEGAMLTFEMPL, via the coding sequence ATGGCCGGACCGCTTCTTTTTCTCCTTACCGTATTCCAATTACTGGCTACTGAAGCAACTGCCCGGCAGGACTCCTCGGCCATTGAGGCCACACGGATCCGCCTGGATACCGGCATAGCCAAGAACTGCTGGTTCATTACCCGGCCCAAGGGCCATCCCGTTACGGAACAGGAGATCCCGCAGCTACCCTTCCGCTTTGGTAAGATTGCCCATTACTACCCGCATTACCCGCCGGCAGCCCGGCTGATGGAGACCGATAATTACCTGAAATTTATCCTGCACAACAGCGCTGATACCGCCAGGAAATTTTTCTTCCTGCCCGGTTTCTACTGTCGAAATATCCGCGTCTTCAAATCCGGCCATAACGGTACTGATCCCCTGCAATTGTTACCGGCGGACGCTGCCTGCCCCATCTTTGCCGGCGCGCAGCTGCTCCGCGTGGAACCCGGAGAAACAGCAGTGTTTTACTGCCAGTTCAATTTTGTGCGGACCAACGTCAATATCTTTACGCCCTACCTCATTGAGACCGACTATATCCAGCAATGGCTGCGGCGCAAACGGGAACTGGATATGCTGCTGGATATTGTGACCTACGTGGTGTCCGGTATCATGCTCATGATGATCTTCTATTCCCTGGCAGTCTATCTCCAGAACCGCAACAACGAGTTCCTCTACTATGCCCTGTATACTTTTTTAACGGCCATGCTGCTCTTCCTCAAGTCTTACCTGAGCCTGACAGCCACCGAATTCCATTATTTCTATGAAGAGTACCTCGACTTCATGATCATGATAGGGAGCGTACTCACCTACCTCATCTTTGTCCGTAAATTCCTGGAAACGCGGGAAAACCATCCCTGGCTCGACAAGCTCCTGCGCCGCTCCATCTGGCCCATGGCCGCCCTCTCACTGGTATTCAGCTTCCTGTATTTCTGTACAGGCGATTATGATATCCTCATGAACATGGAGTACCTGATCAAGCTCCTGTTCCTGATCATCGGCGTACTGTTCATTGTATACAGCATCCGCCGTAAGGACGCACTGCTCAATTACCTGGCCGCCGGCAGCTTTGCGCTGATCTTCTTCTCCGTGGTTTCACAGGGCATCATCATGTATAGCTGGCGTATCATCCCCGGTATTCCCCTGCTTAACCGCGCCATGTTCTATTATGAGCTGGGACTGGTGCTGGAACTGATCTGCTTCCTCTCCGGCCTGGCCTATAAGAACCGCCGCGATATCATTGAACGGGTAAAAGAAAGGGAAAGGCTGAAACTGGAAAATGAACGCAAGGAGTTTGAAAAACAAATGGCCGTAATGGCCGCCACCCAGCAGGAAAGGGACCGCATCTCCGCCGATATGCATGATGAACTGGGCTCCGGCGTTACCGCTATCCGCCTCATGAGCGAGATCCTGAAAAGCAGGATGAAGGACCGCTCCTTCCCCGAGCTGGAAAAGATCTCCAGCTCCGCCAATGACCTGCTGGGTAAGATGAATACCATCATCTGGACCATGAAAAGCTCCAATGACACGCTGGAAAGCCTGATAGCCTATATCCGCGCAAATGCCATTGAGTACTTCGACAATACGCCCATTGACTGCAGCGTGCGCGTACCGGCCGTGATCCCGCAGACAGAAGTGAGTGGAGAGAAACGAAGGAATATATTCCTGGGCGTGAAGGAATCCCTCAACAATGCCATGAAGCATTCCCAGGCCACCACCATCCGCATTGATATCTCCATCCGCAATAATAACCTGCTGATAACAGTGACCGATAACGGCGTAGGCATTGACACGGAAAAACTGCGCCGTTTCGGGAACGGCCTCAGCAATATGCGGCGGCGCATGGAAGCCATGGGCGGCCATTTCAAGGCCGAGACCCACGAAGGCGCCATGCTCACTTTTGAAATGCCGCTGTAA
- a CDS encoding DUF423 domain-containing protein codes for MHKGYLCTAALLGALSVALGAFGAHGLKKLVPPETVTTFETGVRYQFYHVFALLLVGILYERFSGNLMNYAANSFIAGIVLFSGSLYLLTVLKATNTVGLKGIGAITPIGGLFFIAGWVLLFLAFFRKA; via the coding sequence ATGCATAAAGGTTATCTCTGCACGGCCGCCCTGCTGGGCGCATTGTCCGTTGCCCTCGGTGCTTTTGGCGCTCATGGACTGAAGAAACTGGTCCCCCCGGAAACAGTGACCACTTTTGAGACAGGGGTCCGTTACCAGTTCTATCATGTGTTTGCCCTGCTGCTGGTAGGTATTCTCTACGAAAGATTTTCGGGCAACCTCATGAACTATGCCGCCAATAGTTTTATTGCCGGTATCGTTCTGTTCTCCGGCTCCCTGTACCTGCTTACAGTGCTGAAAGCCACCAATACCGTGGGGCTGAAAGGCATTGGCGCTATCACACCCATTGGCGGGCTGTTCTTTATTGCCGGCTGGGTACTGCTGTTCCTGGCATTTTTCCGTAAAGCATAA
- a CDS encoding shikimate kinase, which translates to MRIFLIGFMGSGKTHWGKQVAHRLQLPFFDLDEEVVKETGKSIPALFAEFGEEYFRITEKQLLESLVEDHESMILSTGGGTPCFFNNIETMKKYGIVVWLNTQVEVLLQRLLKEKEQRPLLRELEDTELRSYIVRKLNERRMYYEQADVIIDQEDAFSMNEFIQTILHA; encoded by the coding sequence ATGAGAATATTTCTGATCGGATTCATGGGCTCGGGAAAAACGCATTGGGGAAAACAGGTAGCTCACCGGCTCCAGCTCCCTTTCTTTGACCTGGATGAAGAGGTGGTAAAGGAAACAGGTAAATCCATTCCCGCGCTTTTTGCGGAGTTTGGTGAAGAGTATTTCCGTATCACGGAAAAGCAATTGCTGGAAAGCCTGGTGGAAGATCATGAATCCATGATCCTTTCTACGGGAGGTGGTACGCCCTGTTTTTTCAATAATATTGAGACCATGAAAAAATACGGGATCGTGGTCTGGCTCAATACCCAGGTGGAAGTGCTGCTGCAGCGCCTGTTGAAAGAGAAGGAGCAGCGCCCGTTGCTCCGCGAGCTGGAGGATACGGAGCTGCGCAGTTATATTGTGCGCAAGCTCAATGAGCGCCGCATGTATTACGAACAGGCGGATGTGATCATTGACCAGGAAGATGCTTTTTCAATGAACGAATTCATTCAAACTATCTTACATGCATAA
- a CDS encoding acyl-CoA dehydrogenase family protein — MAARTDLFVSPDYFALDELLTEEQKLVRESVRNYVKKEISPIIEEAAQQAAFPLQIVRQMGELGCFGPTIPVEYGGGGLDHISYGLMMQELERGDSGVRSTASVQGSLVMYPIYEFGSEEQRRKFLPKLGNGEWLGCFGLTEPDHGSDPGGMLTNIKDAGDHVLLNGAKMWISNAPFAQVAVVWAKDEQGDVRGVIVERGMPGFSTPTTHGKWSLRASATGELVFDNVPVPKENILPKAKGLKAPLSCLTKARYGIAWGTVGAAMDCYDTALRYSRERQQFDKPIGSFQLQQKKLAEMVTEITKAQLLNWRLGTLMDAHKATPQQVSMAKRNGCEIAANITRDARQILGGMGITGEYSVMRHMMNLESVITYEGTHDIHLLITGLDITGFNAFK; from the coding sequence ATGGCCGCAAGAACCGATCTGTTTGTCAGCCCCGATTATTTTGCCCTGGATGAGTTACTGACCGAGGAACAAAAGCTGGTCCGTGAATCTGTCCGCAATTACGTCAAAAAAGAGATCTCTCCCATCATTGAGGAAGCGGCCCAGCAGGCGGCCTTCCCGCTGCAGATTGTCCGGCAGATGGGTGAGCTGGGCTGTTTTGGCCCCACCATCCCCGTGGAATACGGTGGCGGCGGCCTGGACCATATCAGCTATGGGCTGATGATGCAGGAGCTGGAAAGAGGGGATAGCGGCGTCCGTTCTACCGCTTCCGTGCAGGGTTCGCTGGTCATGTACCCCATCTATGAATTTGGCAGTGAAGAGCAACGCCGGAAATTCCTGCCAAAGCTGGGCAATGGCGAGTGGCTTGGCTGCTTTGGCCTGACCGAGCCGGACCACGGCTCTGATCCCGGTGGCATGCTGACCAATATCAAAGATGCGGGCGATCATGTGCTGCTCAATGGCGCCAAGATGTGGATCAGCAATGCGCCTTTTGCACAGGTAGCCGTAGTATGGGCCAAAGATGAGCAGGGCGATGTAAGAGGGGTTATTGTGGAGCGGGGCATGCCCGGCTTCAGCACGCCCACTACCCATGGCAAATGGAGCCTGCGCGCTTCCGCCACCGGCGAGCTGGTATTTGACAATGTACCCGTTCCCAAAGAGAATATACTGCCAAAGGCCAAAGGCCTGAAGGCGCCGCTCAGCTGCCTCACCAAAGCCCGTTACGGCATTGCCTGGGGAACAGTAGGCGCTGCTATGGACTGCTATGATACCGCGCTCCGCTATTCCAGGGAGCGGCAGCAGTTTGATAAACCTATCGGCAGCTTCCAGCTGCAGCAGAAAAAACTGGCCGAGATGGTCACCGAGATCACCAAGGCACAGCTGCTGAACTGGCGGCTGGGCACACTCATGGATGCCCACAAAGCCACGCCGCAGCAGGTGAGTATGGCCAAACGCAATGGCTGTGAAATAGCTGCCAATATTACCCGTGACGCGCGGCAGATACTGGGCGGCATGGGCATTACCGGCGAGTACTCCGTTATGCGCCATATGATGAACCTGGAAAGTGTGATCACCTATGAAGGCACACATGACATACATTTGCTGATCACCGGTCTGGATATTACCGGGTTCAACGCATTTAAATAA
- a CDS encoding RNA polymerase sigma factor: protein MELTATFVQDELVERCKRGDPASYEALYQRYARAMYNTSLRIVNNTGDAEDVLQEAFLDAFRSLHDFHYRSTFGAWLKRIVINKSINTLRKRKMELIGIDDDQHLPLLPEENTVDEESLQLKVAEVKAAISKLPDGYRAVLSLYLLEGYDHEEIAGILGIQHSTVRTQYIRAKQKLVNLLKQGGLS, encoded by the coding sequence TTGGAGCTGACTGCAACCTTTGTCCAGGATGAATTGGTAGAACGCTGTAAACGGGGGGATCCCGCCAGCTATGAAGCACTGTATCAGCGGTATGCCAGGGCTATGTATAATACCAGTCTCCGGATTGTCAACAATACCGGCGATGCGGAGGATGTATTGCAGGAAGCCTTCCTGGATGCCTTCAGGTCTTTGCATGATTTCCATTACCGGTCCACCTTTGGCGCCTGGCTGAAGCGGATCGTCATCAACAAGTCCATCAATACCCTGCGCAAGCGGAAGATGGAACTGATTGGTATTGATGACGACCAGCACCTGCCCCTGCTGCCGGAAGAAAATACCGTGGATGAGGAATCCCTGCAATTGAAAGTAGCGGAGGTCAAAGCCGCTATCAGCAAACTGCCTGATGGCTACCGTGCTGTACTGAGCCTGTACCTGCTGGAAGGATATGACCATGAGGAAATAGCCGGCATACTCGGCATCCAGCACAGTACCGTACGGACACAATATATCCGGGCCAAACAGAAATTAGTAAACCTATTGAAACAAGGAGGACTCTCATGA
- a CDS encoding DPP IV N-terminal domain-containing protein, producing MKRTLLLLTQLCVSAMLLAQQPSVPAARGNYPLAARFAPKKIEKLVFSTSVQPHWLKKSDRFWYVYETSEGKKWWIVDPAKKSRQALFNNAKMAADITLLVKDPFDAQHLPIEEIRFTEDENSFRFEVKSTEEVLKKDTSTKKDSTAKAKAPEKENRIFYFEYNLLTGKLLELKDQEKRKPRPGWAAISPDKRHVLFSRNHNLYWMDSANYRKALLNEDDSTIVEHQLTTDGVEDFAYGDNYNETNVEQEKNKKKRKPCYPYWSPDSRHFALIRTDERKVKDLWVIHYTEDPRPALETYKYQMPGEAEAPVDELVVFNFEAKTQKVIPVQQFKDQELNVWRTPGLQKNRDDDYNPGYWLGGNNKFYFSRTSRDLKKVELCQLDLASYTVKMLIREELNTYVETRPPSLVNEGKELVQWSERTGWGHFYLYDEQGNLKNAITSGAFHCEEVLGLDAATRSLFFTANAREAGEDPYYQHLYRVSLDGSGLTLLNAGNFDHQLSLNDNQRYFVNNASRVNAGPQSTLVDRNGKKLLDLETADLHLLFAAGYKYPQPFQVKADDGITDLYGVLYKPFDFDSTRKYPIITYVYPGPQTEAVNKSWGRSMDRIDRLAQLGFIVVTIGNRGGHPGRSKWYHNYGYGNLRDYGLADKKAAIEQLADRYSYIDINRVGIHGHSGGGFMSTAAMLVYPDFFKVAVSSAGNHENQIYNRWWSEKHHGVKEEISEKGDTSFVYDIEKNTTLAKNLKGHLFLLTGDEDNNVHPANTIRMAKALIKANKRFDFMIMPGQRHGFGDMTEYFFWLMADYYCKYLLDDFSQPVEMLEMNREVEQRKR from the coding sequence ATGAAAAGGACCTTACTGTTGCTTACGCAGCTTTGCGTGAGCGCCATGCTGTTGGCACAACAGCCATCTGTACCTGCCGCCAGGGGTAATTACCCGCTGGCCGCCCGCTTTGCTCCCAAAAAAATAGAAAAGCTGGTCTTCAGCACCAGTGTGCAGCCCCATTGGCTGAAAAAGTCTGATCGCTTCTGGTATGTCTATGAAACCAGTGAAGGAAAGAAATGGTGGATAGTAGACCCCGCTAAAAAAAGCAGACAAGCCCTGTTCAACAATGCAAAAATGGCGGCGGATATCACGCTGCTGGTCAAAGATCCCTTTGACGCCCAGCACCTGCCCATTGAAGAGATCCGCTTCACCGAAGACGAGAACAGCTTCCGCTTTGAAGTAAAAAGCACGGAAGAAGTGCTGAAGAAAGATACCAGCACCAAAAAAGATTCTACGGCCAAAGCCAAAGCGCCCGAAAAAGAGAACCGCATCTTTTATTTTGAATACAACCTGCTCACCGGTAAGCTGCTGGAGCTGAAAGACCAGGAAAAACGCAAGCCCCGTCCCGGCTGGGCCGCCATCTCCCCGGACAAAAGGCATGTGCTGTTCTCCCGTAACCATAACCTCTACTGGATGGACAGCGCCAACTACCGGAAGGCGCTGCTGAATGAGGATGACAGTACCATTGTGGAGCACCAGCTCACCACTGACGGCGTAGAAGATTTTGCCTACGGCGATAATTATAATGAGACCAATGTAGAACAGGAGAAGAACAAAAAGAAACGCAAACCCTGTTATCCGTACTGGTCGCCGGACTCCAGGCATTTTGCCCTGATACGTACGGACGAGCGTAAGGTCAAAGATCTCTGGGTGATCCATTATACGGAAGATCCCCGTCCCGCCCTGGAAACCTACAAATACCAGATGCCCGGTGAGGCCGAAGCGCCGGTAGATGAGCTGGTGGTCTTCAACTTTGAAGCAAAGACACAGAAAGTGATCCCTGTGCAGCAGTTCAAGGACCAGGAACTGAATGTCTGGCGTACGCCCGGCTTGCAGAAGAACCGTGATGACGATTACAATCCCGGCTACTGGCTGGGCGGCAATAATAAATTCTATTTCTCGCGTACCAGTCGCGACCTGAAAAAAGTAGAGCTCTGCCAGCTGGACCTGGCCAGCTACACGGTGAAAATGCTGATCCGCGAAGAGCTGAACACTTATGTGGAAACCCGCCCGCCGTCCCTGGTGAATGAAGGGAAGGAACTGGTGCAATGGAGTGAACGTACCGGCTGGGGACATTTTTACCTGTATGACGAGCAGGGCAACCTGAAGAACGCCATCACCAGCGGCGCCTTCCATTGTGAAGAAGTGCTGGGCCTGGACGCTGCTACCCGCAGCCTGTTCTTTACTGCCAATGCCCGTGAAGCCGGTGAAGACCCTTATTACCAGCACCTGTACCGTGTGAGCCTGGACGGCTCCGGCCTGACCCTGCTGAATGCCGGTAATTTTGACCACCAGCTGTCGCTCAACGATAACCAGCGTTATTTCGTGAACAATGCTTCCCGTGTGAATGCCGGCCCGCAGTCCACCCTGGTGGATCGTAACGGGAAGAAGCTGCTGGACCTGGAAACGGCGGACCTGCACCTGCTTTTTGCCGCAGGCTATAAATACCCACAGCCCTTCCAGGTGAAAGCGGATGACGGCATCACAGATCTCTACGGCGTCCTGTACAAACCCTTCGATTTTGATTCTACCCGGAAATATCCCATCATTACCTACGTGTATCCCGGCCCGCAGACTGAAGCGGTCAATAAGTCCTGGGGACGTAGTATGGACCGGATCGACCGGCTGGCGCAATTGGGCTTTATTGTAGTCACTATCGGCAACAGGGGCGGTCACCCCGGCCGCTCCAAATGGTACCATAACTACGGCTATGGCAACCTGCGGGATTATGGACTGGCGGATAAGAAAGCAGCTATTGAGCAACTGGCGGACAGGTATTCCTATATTGATATCAATCGCGTAGGCATCCACGGGCATAGTGGTGGCGGTTTCATGAGCACGGCCGCCATGCTGGTATATCCTGATTTCTTCAAAGTGGCTGTCAGCAGCGCCGGCAATCATGAGAACCAGATCTACAACCGCTGGTGGAGTGAAAAGCACCATGGGGTGAAAGAAGAGATCAGCGAGAAAGGCGATACCAGTTTTGTATACGATATTGAAAAGAATACTACCCTGGCCAAGAACCTGAAAGGACATTTATTCCTGCTGACCGGTGATGAGGACAACAATGTACATCCTGCCAATACTATCCGAATGGCCAAGGCATTGATCAAAGCCAACAAACGTTTTGATTTTATGATCATGCCCGGCCAGCGTCACGGCTTTGGGGATATGACCGAATACTTTTTCTGGCTCATGGCCGATTATTATTGCAAATACCTGCTGGATGATTTCTCCCAGCCTGTGGAGATGCTGGAAATGAACAGGGAGGTAGAGCAGCGAAAAAGATAA